The following are encoded together in the Leptospira brenneri genome:
- the mnmD gene encoding tRNA (5-methylaminomethyl-2-thiouridine)(34)-methyltransferase MnmD → MEKRPSDHSDKNIEFKEGVPVSLLFDDVYFSKQGGWEESNYVFFNGNEIESKIKDDDQTVFRIGELGFGSGLNLFVALENWTSLQNPKSMEFISLEGYPLAAEILFTLNQSYPDKNLWFPELIHSYESAKDIWENDNTKNTWTYVWHHKTNGAQFSLKVYFGDIQICLPSFPIIHAWYFDGFSPGKNPDMWSQDTLNLVRQKSISGTSFATFSSAGFLRRSLTELGFLVEKKKGFGRKREMISGFLK, encoded by the coding sequence ATGGAAAAAAGACCTTCAGATCACTCGGATAAGAATATTGAATTCAAAGAGGGTGTCCCTGTTTCTCTTTTATTTGATGATGTATATTTTTCAAAACAAGGTGGCTGGGAAGAATCGAATTATGTTTTTTTTAACGGAAACGAAATTGAATCCAAGATTAAAGATGATGACCAGACTGTATTTCGGATTGGTGAACTAGGATTTGGATCAGGACTGAATTTGTTTGTGGCTTTGGAAAATTGGACGTCCTTACAAAACCCAAAATCGATGGAATTTATCAGTTTGGAAGGTTATCCTTTAGCTGCAGAGATCTTATTTACATTAAATCAAAGTTATCCGGACAAAAACCTCTGGTTTCCAGAACTAATTCATTCTTATGAATCTGCCAAAGATATTTGGGAAAATGACAACACAAAAAACACCTGGACTTATGTTTGGCACCACAAAACTAACGGCGCACAGTTTTCATTAAAAGTATATTTTGGTGACATCCAAATTTGCCTTCCGAGTTTTCCTATCATTCATGCTTGGTATTTTGATGGATTTTCTCCAGGAAAAAATCCTGATATGTGGTCCCAAGATACCTTAAACCTTGTACGTCAAAAATCCATATCGGGCACAAGTTTTGCAACCTTCTCCTCTGCTGGTTTTTTACGAAGAAGTCTCACCGAACTTGGATTCCTAGTAGAAAAGAAAAAAGGGTTTGGTCGAAAACGAGAGATGATTTCTGGTTTTCTGAAGTAA
- the flhF gene encoding flagellar biosynthesis protein FlhF, giving the protein MDFVKIRGKDLQDCIMQMKMKYGPEAHLYDQRVITEGGLFGTGLMAQRMYEIDVGVPEKQNSKERIERKLKDLKELIKQKQRTDSLPESGLVEIGSKNQSAVGGGNLSVRKKNIDAVRPFSERRRRQNPAVYEIEALDERPVGLSLAEAKESFLEVPQVAKPQVPERHPHIQKIIDRLLNEGMSSGFLEEMAVALERRLSAVDLTRYANVTDKAVAYLEERIQIDSDLFSGTPRGKRKVIFFVGPTGSGKTTSIAKLAAKYSLHMGKKVSLYTTDNYRIAAIDQLKFYADAMGLPFYAAKDLRKWKETILRDGSELILVDTAGYSHRKSENLEKLQEFYQVFGEKDYIETVLVLSSTVSKDNALAVANAYETVGYKRILLTKLDEAEFLGSVVELADTIHREFAFLSVGQDVPFDILNASKKLLAECVIFPEKLKGIAGEVFEKTV; this is encoded by the coding sequence ATGGATTTTGTAAAAATCCGAGGTAAAGACTTACAAGACTGCATCATGCAGATGAAGATGAAATACGGTCCAGAGGCACATCTCTATGACCAAAGAGTGATCACGGAAGGTGGACTCTTTGGAACGGGACTTATGGCTCAAAGGATGTATGAAATCGATGTGGGTGTTCCCGAAAAACAAAATTCCAAAGAGAGAATTGAACGTAAGTTAAAAGATCTCAAAGAACTCATCAAACAAAAACAAAGAACAGATTCCCTTCCTGAGTCAGGCTTAGTCGAAATTGGATCCAAAAACCAATCTGCGGTGGGAGGAGGGAATCTCTCCGTTCGCAAAAAAAATATCGATGCGGTTCGTCCTTTTTCGGAGCGTCGTCGCAGACAGAACCCCGCTGTCTATGAAATCGAAGCTCTAGATGAAAGACCAGTCGGCCTTTCTCTTGCCGAAGCAAAAGAATCCTTTCTGGAAGTTCCGCAAGTAGCCAAACCACAGGTTCCAGAAAGACATCCTCATATCCAAAAAATCATCGATCGTTTGTTAAACGAAGGTATGTCTTCTGGGTTTTTAGAAGAAATGGCAGTCGCTCTCGAACGTAGATTGTCTGCTGTGGATCTCACTCGTTATGCCAATGTTACGGATAAGGCAGTGGCTTATTTAGAAGAAAGGATTCAAATTGACTCTGATCTTTTTAGTGGAACCCCTCGCGGAAAACGAAAGGTAATTTTCTTTGTGGGTCCAACTGGATCCGGGAAAACGACATCCATTGCGAAATTGGCAGCTAAGTACAGTTTGCACATGGGGAAAAAAGTTTCCCTTTACACAACGGACAATTACCGAATTGCTGCGATTGACCAGTTGAAGTTTTATGCGGATGCAATGGGCCTTCCTTTTTATGCGGCCAAAGATTTGAGAAAATGGAAGGAGACCATTCTTCGAGATGGATCCGAACTCATTTTGGTAGATACGGCTGGTTATTCACACAGAAAGTCCGAAAACCTGGAAAAACTTCAGGAATTCTACCAAGTATTTGGGGAAAAGGATTATATCGAAACAGTCTTAGTGCTTTCCTCCACTGTATCAAAAGACAATGCACTCGCAGTTGCAAACGCGTATGAGACGGTCGGATACAAAAGAATTTTATTAACGAAGCTAGATGAAGCAGAATTTTTAGGTTCTGTAGTGGAATTGGCCGATACTATTCACAGGGAATTCGCATTCTTAAGTGTGGGGCAGGATGTTCCTTTTGATATCCTAAATGCCTCGAAAAAACTTCTTGCCGAATGTGTGATTTTTCCGGAAAAATTGAAAGGGATAGCGGGGGAGGTCTTCGAAAAGACCGTGTAA
- a CDS encoding MinD/ParA family protein — translation MDQAANLRKLTETGTGLKLVQPQDAVKKTKIIAVASGKGGVGKSTVSVNLAISIAKTGLKVLIFDGDLGLANVNVLLGIIPKYNLYHVVKGHKSLKDIVISTPEGVDIIAGASGYSQLANLNETQRNNLIKGFAELDRYDVMIIDTGAGISANVIGLVMPADEVVVVTTPEPTSITDSYGLIKSIVSQSKDKNLKIIVNRVRSAIEGKKVADRVIDISGQFLEVQVENLGFIFQDEEVEKSIREQKPFIIGAPRSKAAACLTRVTHTLLQTEGGYDDEEGLTGFFKKFFSFVDFKEKEMDEKMEEDN, via the coding sequence ATGGACCAAGCTGCAAATCTTAGAAAGCTCACTGAAACTGGTACTGGATTAAAACTTGTTCAACCCCAGGATGCAGTCAAAAAAACCAAAATCATCGCTGTGGCTTCTGGCAAAGGTGGTGTGGGCAAAAGTACTGTATCCGTTAATCTTGCTATCTCTATTGCAAAGACGGGACTCAAAGTTTTAATCTTTGATGGTGACTTAGGTCTTGCGAACGTAAACGTTCTTCTTGGGATCATTCCGAAATATAATTTATACCATGTGGTGAAAGGCCACAAATCTCTCAAAGATATCGTCATCTCTACTCCTGAAGGTGTGGACATCATCGCAGGAGCTTCTGGGTACTCTCAACTTGCCAATCTCAATGAAACACAAAGAAACAATCTAATCAAAGGATTTGCGGAGCTAGATCGATATGATGTGATGATCATTGATACAGGTGCTGGGATCTCTGCCAATGTCATTGGTCTTGTGATGCCTGCTGATGAAGTGGTAGTGGTCACAACACCAGAACCTACTTCGATTACGGATTCTTATGGTCTGATCAAATCCATTGTCTCCCAATCCAAAGACAAAAATCTCAAAATCATCGTCAACCGAGTGCGTTCTGCCATTGAAGGGAAAAAAGTAGCAGACCGAGTCATTGATATCTCTGGTCAATTTTTAGAAGTCCAGGTAGAAAATTTGGGGTTTATTTTCCAAGATGAAGAGGTCGAGAAGTCGATTCGGGAACAAAAACCATTTATCATCGGGGCTCCTCGCTCGAAAGCCGCAGCTTGTCTCACTCGTGTCACTCATACCCTCTTACAAACAGAAGGTGGATATGATGATGAAGAAGGTCTTACCGGTTTCTTCAAAAAATTCTTTAGCTTCGTAGACTTCAAAGAGAAGGAAATGGATGAGAAGATGGAGGAAGACAACTAA
- the whiG gene encoding RNA polymerase sigma factor WhiG, translating to MSRLLDKYNQFDETDLWKQYRVKKDAEIRSYLVEKYSPLVKHVAGRIAIGMPQNVEFEDLVSYGVFGLLDAIEKFDPSREIKFKTYAMTRIRGSIFDELRSVDWIPRSIRQKAKQLENIIAMLENKEGKKVDDEEIAKELGVSMEEYNSLLAKLSGTSLVSLNDIWFLGDENDEVSFMETLESPMNMNPDNIIEKEEIKNVIVEAIQSLPEKEKKVIVLYYYEDLTLKEIGEVLEVTESRISQLHTKAVARLRSKLSKVKSAIQKR from the coding sequence ATGTCAAGATTGCTAGACAAATACAATCAGTTTGATGAGACAGATCTTTGGAAACAATACCGCGTCAAAAAGGATGCGGAGATCCGAAGTTACCTTGTTGAAAAATATTCACCTCTCGTCAAACATGTGGCAGGGCGAATTGCAATTGGTATGCCTCAAAATGTTGAGTTTGAAGATCTCGTCAGTTATGGCGTTTTCGGTCTGTTAGACGCCATTGAGAAATTCGATCCTTCTCGCGAAATTAAATTTAAAACTTATGCCATGACCCGGATTCGGGGATCAATTTTTGACGAACTTAGAAGTGTGGACTGGATCCCACGGTCCATCCGTCAAAAAGCAAAACAGTTAGAAAACATCATTGCCATGCTTGAGAACAAGGAAGGCAAAAAAGTAGATGATGAAGAGATCGCGAAAGAACTCGGCGTCTCTATGGAAGAATACAATTCGCTACTCGCAAAACTTTCTGGAACCTCTCTAGTATCTTTAAATGATATTTGGTTTCTCGGTGATGAGAACGATGAAGTTTCCTTTATGGAAACTTTGGAATCTCCGATGAATATGAACCCAGACAATATCATCGAAAAAGAAGAAATCAAAAACGTAATCGTAGAAGCCATCCAGTCATTACCAGAAAAAGAAAAGAAAGTTATCGTACTTTATTATTATGAAGACCTCACACTCAAAGAAATTGGTGAGGTTTTGGAAGTTACGGAATCTAGGATTTCGCAACTTCATACAAAAGCAGTCGCAAGACTTCGTAGTAAACTCTCCAAAGTAAAATCCGCGATCCAAAAAAGGTAA
- a CDS encoding FapA family protein yields MSLTEFLTEELKEFDRKEKEQVEVIADTIEECLAIASAHLGRKVHEIDYTVLKRGKKSLFFSEPYHIRASIIPDDLLLDELSLLDEHLTGGSGKLVSKELKELVTPKNKDGRVTVKIYRTGVFVTIYPPSGEGLAMSMADVSKKLSFRGVAGVDQNLINKIIKEKKGEPVLISNQKPKAGNDSSCNVEIAQENMRAFVTVFPARPGGRDLEVSDIVAALKGMGVAHGLKEDEIRKSLEDDIHNKPFIGAEGDFPVNGKNAEIKYYVRTEKKINFKEDQSGRVDYKDLDMIENVVVGQLLAEKLPAEKGKFGRNLFGMVLPAKDGLDTELKQGKGTILSEDKMRLTAEVNGQVLYAAGRLSVETVYRINGDVGVRTGNVTFLGSIIITGNVEDNYSVKAAGNIEIYGTVQKAIVEADGDIIVRQGVTGREEARVESTGGNIVAKFIQNATCITEKDIIVQEGILHSHLMAGGKISCKGKRGQIVGGTIQAAQLVSAKIIGSQANPQTDLIVGNNPKILKQIQEYEEKRKENQDKLDQLTKTMRTLKARKDADPASFTSEQDAHLQKLEAGTKKLEKRIAEAGKDIQTLTEYMDEQAASGRISVEKTIFPGVTIRIRNAEFKLRHETKAKTFYEEEAQVRSMPYEDPDEQKNDWRKKRGRGKSKN; encoded by the coding sequence ATGTCACTCACTGAATTTCTTACAGAGGAACTGAAAGAGTTCGATCGTAAGGAAAAAGAACAAGTGGAAGTCATTGCCGATACCATAGAAGAGTGTCTGGCAATTGCTTCAGCACATTTGGGCCGTAAGGTTCATGAAATTGATTATACTGTTTTAAAAAGAGGGAAAAAATCTCTCTTTTTCTCGGAACCCTATCATATCCGTGCTTCCATCATTCCCGATGATTTATTATTGGATGAACTCAGTCTTCTTGATGAACACCTAACTGGCGGTAGTGGTAAATTAGTTTCAAAAGAACTAAAAGAACTAGTTACTCCTAAAAATAAAGACGGTCGGGTCACTGTTAAAATTTATAGAACTGGTGTTTTTGTTACCATTTATCCTCCGAGTGGGGAAGGCCTTGCCATGTCCATGGCAGACGTTTCTAAAAAACTTTCCTTTCGTGGTGTTGCGGGTGTAGATCAAAACCTCATTAACAAAATAATTAAAGAGAAGAAAGGAGAACCAGTCCTTATCTCCAATCAAAAACCGAAAGCAGGAAATGACTCGAGTTGCAACGTAGAAATTGCGCAAGAGAATATGCGGGCTTTTGTGACCGTGTTCCCTGCAAGACCAGGTGGTCGTGATTTAGAAGTTTCTGATATAGTGGCCGCCCTCAAAGGGATGGGTGTGGCCCATGGTCTGAAAGAAGATGAAATTCGTAAATCCTTGGAAGATGACATTCACAACAAACCATTTATTGGTGCGGAAGGTGATTTCCCTGTGAATGGGAAAAATGCTGAAATCAAATACTATGTTCGCACGGAAAAGAAAATTAATTTCAAGGAAGATCAGTCTGGTCGTGTTGACTACAAAGACTTAGATATGATTGAAAACGTTGTCGTGGGACAACTGTTAGCCGAAAAACTTCCCGCCGAAAAAGGAAAGTTCGGACGTAACTTATTTGGGATGGTATTACCTGCTAAAGATGGTTTGGATACCGAACTCAAACAAGGGAAAGGTACTATTTTATCGGAAGATAAAATGCGTCTGACAGCAGAAGTCAACGGTCAGGTGTTGTATGCAGCCGGAAGGCTCTCTGTCGAAACAGTTTACCGAATCAATGGAGACGTGGGTGTCCGAACAGGAAATGTTACCTTCCTTGGATCCATCATCATTACAGGAAACGTAGAGGATAATTATTCGGTAAAAGCTGCCGGTAATATTGAAATTTATGGAACCGTCCAAAAGGCGATCGTTGAAGCGGATGGGGATATCATTGTCCGCCAAGGGGTGACGGGAAGGGAAGAGGCTCGCGTCGAATCTACAGGCGGAAACATTGTCGCCAAGTTCATCCAGAACGCCACTTGCATCACGGAAAAGGATATCATTGTCCAAGAAGGAATTCTACATTCGCATTTGATGGCCGGGGGAAAAATTTCCTGTAAAGGAAAGCGGGGCCAAATCGTGGGCGGAACCATCCAAGCGGCCCAACTCGTTTCTGCAAAAATCATCGGATCACAAGCTAACCCACAAACCGATCTCATCGTTGGTAACAATCCAAAGATTCTCAAACAGATCCAGGAATACGAAGAGAAACGAAAAGAGAACCAGGACAAACTGGACCAACTGACAAAAACTATGCGCACGCTCAAGGCAAGAAAAGATGCTGATCCGGCCAGTTTTACTTCTGAACAGGATGCTCATTTGCAGAAATTAGAAGCTGGGACCAAAAAACTCGAAAAGCGAATTGCAGAAGCAGGGAAGGACATCCAAACCCTTACCGAGTATATGGATGAACAGGCTGCCAGTGGCCGTATTTCGGTCGAGAAGACCATTTTCCCGGGTGTTACCATTCGCATTCGCAATGCTGAGTTCAAACTCCGCCACGAGACCAAAGCTAAGACTTTTTACGAAGAAGAGGCCCAGGTCCGCAGTATGCCATACGAAGATCCAGACGAACAGAAAAATGACTGGAGAAAAAAGAGAGGGCGTGGTAAGTCTAAGAATTAG
- a CDS encoding DUF370 domain-containing protein: MSSFPILNVGFSNVVFVSKILTILQADSAGAKRLRSEAKSENRLIDATGGRKTRSVLVLDSGHILLSAIRPESLSKRLESGDNHIGEGEEESED; this comes from the coding sequence ATGTCTTCGTTCCCGATACTCAATGTAGGTTTTTCTAATGTAGTATTTGTATCGAAAATCCTTACGATCCTCCAAGCAGATTCTGCTGGAGCCAAACGACTTCGTTCTGAGGCCAAATCGGAGAACCGGTTGATTGATGCAACCGGTGGACGTAAAACAAGATCAGTTCTTGTTTTAGATTCTGGTCACATCCTCCTCTCAGCAATCCGACCTGAAAGTTTATCCAAACGTTTAGAGTCCGGTGACAATCATATTGGCGAAGGAGAGGAGGAATCAGAAGATTGA
- a CDS encoding guanylate kinase, translating into MKVSPNLYILSSVAGGGKSTIIAALTEEFPEFYFSISCTTRDPRPGDVEGKTYYFLSVPEFKKRIAEGEFYEWAEVHGNYYGTPKTPILKAIQENRVALLDLDVQGAKSVKALRPESVTIFIEPPSREIWIERLIRRGTDSKTSIERRIENGVRELDEASSFDYVVVNDKLDDAIREVKSILSGTKNKPF; encoded by the coding sequence TTGAAAGTTAGCCCTAATTTATACATTCTTTCTTCTGTTGCCGGGGGTGGTAAGTCTACTATCATCGCAGCCCTCACAGAAGAGTTTCCTGAATTCTATTTTTCTATCTCATGCACCACGAGAGATCCTAGGCCAGGTGATGTAGAAGGAAAAACCTACTATTTTCTCTCTGTTCCCGAATTCAAAAAAAGAATAGCTGAAGGTGAATTCTATGAATGGGCCGAAGTACATGGAAATTATTACGGAACTCCCAAAACCCCCATTTTAAAAGCAATTCAGGAAAACCGAGTGGCTCTTCTTGATTTGGACGTCCAAGGAGCCAAGTCGGTGAAGGCCCTGCGACCAGAATCAGTGACCATATTTATAGAACCACCGAGCAGGGAGATTTGGATTGAGAGATTGATTCGGCGTGGTACGGATTCTAAAACTAGTATTGAACGACGAATCGAAAATGGAGTTAGGGAACTCGACGAGGCGTCTAGTTTTGATTATGTAGTCGTGAATGATAAGTTAGATGATGCCATTCGTGAAGTGAAATCTATTTTATCTGGAACCAAAAACAAACCTTTCTAA
- a CDS encoding periplasmic-type flagellar collar protein FlbB, with protein MASVTDSTRSFFLIVLIFFLIAIGFFVFDYFQVINAEDYLPFLKKQAGLVNQDLLSPTELEKLEMEKAKERLIADREELEQMKRELEEKSSSLHADKERLEELREGIQRKEKEMADKLKKDNARAEKVKVLANKVANMPPESARDMLINWPDYDIIEVFEQMDRDAEEEGRQTITTYLLTLFPAERRSVISNKWLDAGAKNVPNYGKSIDEDNDEP; from the coding sequence ATGGCAAGTGTAACCGATAGCACAAGATCCTTCTTTTTAATCGTTCTCATCTTTTTTCTCATCGCGATCGGTTTTTTTGTTTTTGATTACTTTCAAGTCATCAATGCAGAAGACTATTTACCCTTTCTCAAAAAACAAGCAGGCCTCGTAAACCAAGATCTACTTTCTCCAACCGAATTAGAAAAATTAGAAATGGAAAAAGCAAAAGAGAGACTGATTGCTGACCGCGAAGAACTCGAACAAATGAAACGAGAGTTGGAAGAAAAATCTTCCTCTTTACATGCAGACAAAGAACGTCTAGAGGAGCTACGAGAAGGAATCCAACGTAAAGAAAAAGAAATGGCGGACAAATTAAAAAAAGACAATGCCCGCGCCGAGAAAGTAAAAGTGCTCGCAAACAAAGTTGCCAATATGCCACCCGAATCGGCAAGAGATATGCTCATCAATTGGCCAGACTACGACATCATCGAAGTTTTCGAACAAATGGATAGAGATGCAGAAGAAGAAGGAAGACAAACCATCACCACTTACCTACTCACATTATTCCCTGCAGAAAGAAGGTCTGTAATCTCTAACAAATGGTTAGATGCGGGCGCGAAGAACGTTCCTAATTATGGGAAAAGTATTGATGAAGACAATGACGAACCTTAG
- the fliJ gene encoding flagellar export protein FliJ, with amino-acid sequence MKRFRFSLETVLKLRGRREEEEIRRLSQVVSKLNSLIGEKDSNEREIESSYEAILASSKVGTSLSDYLSIEQYIQGLMRRNEELDERILTQNEEVNVVRKDVMVARMNKKVIEVLKDKRFAEWKKKRNRAERREVEEFNLQLSKQSLFDSTESYRPSKSKKIPRTFKILNREDGGDELTSDFKTLRDFYEKFYLGQGKS; translated from the coding sequence ATGAAACGATTTCGTTTTAGTTTGGAGACAGTCCTCAAATTACGAGGCCGAAGAGAAGAAGAAGAAATTCGTCGACTCTCCCAAGTTGTCTCAAAACTGAATTCTCTCATTGGGGAAAAAGATTCCAATGAACGAGAAATCGAATCTTCCTACGAAGCCATCCTCGCCTCCTCAAAGGTGGGAACGAGTTTATCCGATTACCTTTCCATCGAACAATACATCCAAGGCCTCATGCGGCGCAATGAAGAGTTAGACGAACGAATTTTGACACAAAATGAAGAAGTCAATGTAGTTCGTAAAGATGTAATGGTTGCTCGAATGAATAAAAAGGTAATCGAAGTTTTAAAAGACAAACGATTTGCTGAATGGAAGAAAAAACGAAACCGAGCAGAACGGAGAGAGGTTGAAGAATTTAATCTTCAGCTAAGCAAACAATCATTATTCGATTCGACAGAAAGTTATAGGCCTTCTAAATCTAAAAAGATTCCAAGAACTTTTAAAATTCTCAACCGCGAGGATGGGGGTGACGAACTCACGTCCGACTTCAAAACTCTCCGTGATTTTTATGAAAAATTCTACCTAGGACAAGGCAAATCATAA